A region of the Candidatus Limnocylindria bacterium genome:
CGCGACCCGCGAGTCCAAGCGTCGCGCCGAGATCCAGCTTCACGCTCGGCCCATGAGTGCTCGTGAGATGGGCGGCTCGCACGTACTGGCCCTTCACGCCGGCCGGCCTGGCGCGGTTGATCGCCTCGACCACCGTCGCGAGATTCTCGACCAGCGCCTGCTCGCTGAAGGAAGCCTTGCCGACGACGGTGTGGATCACCGCGGTCTTGTCCACGCGGAACTCAACGCGGCCGCCCTTGGCATCGCGCACCGCCTTCGCGACATCGAAGGTCACGGTCCCCGACTTCGGGTTCGGCATCAGGCCTCGTGGACCCAGGACGCGACCGAGCTTACCGACCTGGCCCATGAGATCGGGGGTAGCAACGGCGACGTCGAATTCCATCCACCCGCCCTCGATCCGCTTCGCGAGATCCTCCGCTCCGACGACGTCGGCGCCCGCGGCCTGCGCCTCACGCGCCTTGTCGC
Encoded here:
- the rplA gene encoding 50S ribosomal protein L1; its protein translation is MPEKKHGKRYTELAKKIDRSREYPPAEGVKLVKETSQAKFDTTVELHMRMGVDPKHADQMVRGAAVLPHGTGKTVRVIAFAQGDKAREAQAAGADVVGAEDLAKRIEGGWMEFDVAVATPDLMGQVGKLGRVLGPRGLMPNPKSGTVTFDVAKAVRDAKGGRVEFRVDKTAVIHTVVGKASFSEQALVENLATVVEAINRARPAGVKGQYVRAAHLTSTHGPSVKLDLGATLGLAGRATA